A single region of the Lycium barbarum isolate Lr01 chromosome 2, ASM1917538v2, whole genome shotgun sequence genome encodes:
- the LOC132628007 gene encoding deoxyuridine 5'-triphosphate nucleotidohydrolase-like, giving the protein MAEEKKINNFAVQNGSADICEVIKSYIPFLKVRRLSDKATLPQRMFPHSAAYDIFSARDTMVPARGKAIIATDLSIDLPPGTYGRVAARSSVAWHHSIDVGGGVIDLDKNPVFVILFNHSDVDFEVKVGDNIAQLVIELHATPEVVEVYK; this is encoded by the exons ATGGCAGAGGAAAAAAAGATCAACAATTTTGCAGTTCAAAATGGATCAGCTGATATTTGTGAAGTCATTAAGAGTTATATACCGTTCTTGAAAGTGAGAAGATTATCAGACAAGGCAACTTTGCCCCAAAGAATGTTCCCTCATTCTGCTGCTTATGATATTTTCAG TGCAAGGGACACTATGGTGCCAGCTCGAGGCAAGGCGATAATTGCCACTGACTTAAGCATAGACTTACCTCCAGGAACCTATGGTCGTGTTG CTGCAAGATCAAGTGTAGCTTGGCATCATTCCATTGATGTTGGAGGTGGAGTAATTGATTTAGACAAAAATCCGGTTTTCGTGATACTGTTCAACCATTCTGATGTTGATTTTGAGGTAAAAGTTGGCGATAATATAGCACAGCTAGTCATCGAGCTCCATGCTACACCAGAGGTTGTTGAGGTTTATAAATAA